ttttttgcTCAGATATGGtgaatgaatgtgaaaaaaaaaaggagtgtgaaggaggaggagcaagGAGTAGGAAGGAGGGTGATCATTTTTTCACAACAGAATATTGTGCCTTGGACAATTGAGTTGTATTTCAGTTTAGATTCTTGGAATTCAGAGTCTTTTCTTATTTGGTCTAAAAGAATAAGACTCAGACAAGATTATCCATACATGGTATCAGGGCCCTAGGAATAACTCATACCAAGCTTTGGGTTGTGGCTTTTGGCATAAACgtctctttaaaattgttttgctgTTTGTGAGGTCAAACAGATGCCCtctttccatttataaaataaaattgggctAGAggcatggctcagtgatagagtacttgccatGTGTgaagtcctaggttcaatccccagccctgcaaaatcagtcaatcaatcaataaaactTTGGGAAATGCTTATGAATCTTAACAACTCATGGAACCAAATCTCCTGTAGTCAACAAAATTTTAATGGCCTAATCAAAACCAAGGTGTGTAGATCGGTCTGTATGCCATATCTTATTTTACTTTGGTCTTCGGAATTGTTCTCATAAAATCAAACACCCACTTAGAGTAGTCAGGTTCAGAAAGAAGCCCTTCTGCCTTTACATGGATGGCCTTTTGAATAATTGAGCAGACAAAGCCTGGTAATGGGAAACACTCATAAATCACTGCAGAGTCAGCTCTAGTCAACCTCTTGGTGCTTTGTTTCCTCTGGTTCCAGATTTCTCTCCTGGTTTTAGAAAAGGAGAGGCTACTAGAGTTAGAAAAGGGAGTAACTAACCAGAAATCCGAAGTTATAAGGTTTATACTATCCACTGACTTAGAGAAAGCCCACATCTCAGGGACTCTCTGGAGGAATCCCCTGAAATAGAATTGGAGGGAGCATCTGAGGTGCCCAAGTGTCTGGCTACTTAACCCACGGTCTAGTGGAGCCTTGAGACCAGGGGGTGAGAGCACTTTCTATTCCTAAAATGCCTGTGGGATCACTCTAGTGAGACTTGAAGGCCTAGGCTGGATCCCCAGATCAGCTGCATTCCCAGAAGAAATTTGTGGAACTCCTCTCAGAGACTGGACCTCAGCACACAGGAACAGGACTTCACATTCTCACCCTTGCCTACCCTGGCCAATGCCAATGTTAGCACAGCACTTCCTGCCTCTGCTGACTCCTCAGACTCAGGCCAGCCTGAAGCAGCCAAGCAACTCTGGGAGCCTCTTCCCCAGTTGCTGATGCATGAAGTCAGAGCAGAGCCACAACCACAGAGCACAAGAGGGAAGTGGGACCGAGACACAAACATCCTGTCCTTTCTACATCAAGTGGCTCCAACTCAAAAATCAGTCACTAAGCTGATTATTTATGTGGGACAGAGTGGCCCAATGACATGCAACAACTCATCTTCTGTGTAATCATAGCTAGGAAGGAGGCAGAGTCCATGGACTTCAAAGGTGCTTATGAATTTGATTAGCACTGGCCAGGAGGAGCAAAAATATGTTTCTCAGAGCCTGGGCAGCAGTTCTGCTCATGGTAGTGAGCACAGGCTTGCTGGAAGTTCCATTTCTTTCCACAGACCAGTTAAAAAGACAAAGGACAGAATTGGGAGCAAAGAGCTGCCCTGTTCAGTCCTTACCATCTTTTCTTGACTCCACCATGCCCCACTCTGTACTTCCTTTCAGGACCAGAGGCTTTCCTGCCCTGGCCTTACCTTGTATATGATCTTTTCCAGCTAAAGATCTCTTCCAGATTGTAAGAGGGAGATATCTCCCTCTTTTGCAGGGCTCCCCAGCGACGCCGGCCCCCTAGGAATGATGTTCGGCGCCTGTTCagccctttcattttttcttccattcGGAAGAACTCAGTCAAGGCCCTAAAGGACTCCAAGATGACATCGTGGCTCCAGGCTGGTAAGGGCTCCTGCCGCAGGAAGCCACAGTGGCCTCCATGGCGACTAAGCAGCAAGAAGAAGTAAGGGTTGCTGTGGAAGAGTTCGGTGGGCAGAGTGTGGTCTGGGGGCCCACACACAGGGTCATCAGCACTGCAGATGCACAGTACAGGCACGGCTGCCTCGTCCACATCCCGGAGAGGGTCATTGCGGTCCCAATAGGTATCCCAGCTAATGGGGAAACTCTTGGTGTGGCAGAAGAGGGTCTCCTCAAACTCTCGAAGGGAGCGGCTCCTGAACAGCTTGCTGGTGTCCACTGTGTCTTCCAGGGCTGTGGCATACCTGGCAGCAGAAGTTAaatggggaaggaggaaaagaagaagaatcaggggctggggttgtggctcagtggtagaacactcacctagcacgcatgaggcactgggtttgatcctcagcattgcatacagataaataagtaaaggtattgtgtccatctacaactaaaaatattaaaaagaagaagaagaacacaCCAGGCAATAGCAGAAGTTGCAGAAGAGCAGTTTACAGGACAGATTCTGGCCACAGAGACGTTTTGACTATatagtgcttttaaaaatttccacttAATGGccaccatttaaaattaggctatattgcagccaggcacagtggtggatgcctttaatctcagtgacttgggagactgaggcaggagatcacaagttcagagccagccttagcaacttaccaaggcactacacaacttagactctgtctcaaaatatagaatgaaaagggtttgggatgtagttcagtggtaaagtacctctgagttcagtccctggtacaataaataaaattaaaattaggataTATTGTATAACATGCTGATTTCTGGCCTCTCAGGGCAAATAGAAAGATCTGGTTACATGGGCTGAATATTCCTTCCTGTGTCATAGTGCCTGCCAGGCCTGTCATTCCCTGCATTACCTGTCTAGTCCCTGTCCAGCCCTAGAGCCAGCATTTAACTTTGCAGCTGCTGATCTACATGAACCACTCTCATCCTAACATCAGCTTCAGCTATCTCCAGGGAACTTGTTATGAACTGTTACCTCTTGGACCTCTCCTAGAAGAACTCACTGGCTCAGACTATCCAAAATCAGTAGGTGACACCCTTCTCCCTAATCAATTGCATTTTTATTGCActagttgtttttatatttttatactaataTGATTTTCTGGTGACAAATCAATGTGACCTTGGTCAGGAACATGTGGGACAGGTATTCCCAGAAAGTACTAAGTGGCAGAAAAAGCAACTTGGAGTGTGATTAATTTACTGAGTGTATTCCCAAATAGGGGCCTGAGACCAACTGCTTTGGGGAAAGAGACAATATTGCTATTTCTAGCTCCTTGCAGGGGGCCTTGGGTCCTACTAAGGAGGCCAGGATTGACAGTTCAGTCCTTTGGGTGATTCATCTAGCCTTGGCTAGTTGAATTTAGACATGTATCTCCTGCAGACATTCAAAGATGTttgcactgagatttcaggcccaAATTTCCATGGAAGAGCAGTTCCTAAAGGCACAGTTTTCCTCTACacttccttccctctgccctccaGCTGGTGCCCAGGGTTGGCACTGGTGATGGTCATTTTGGAATGGAAACTATGGCAATTAAGCCAGATCAGAGCACATTACCCCTGGACTGCACCAGCCCTCTGAGTTGCCATGGCAGCACTTCTGGCTGTTTTTCAGCTCAGGGTTTGACCTTCACCAAATAGGAGGCAAaatggggaaaaggaaagagatcaCCTACCCAATTCCAGcccttcacttttcttttttccatttaatgaTTGGGAGGTGATCATTAACCCCATTTGACTGAAGGGGAAAGTGAGTCTTAAAGGGGTTAACTGACATGGAAATTCAGAATTTGAACCTAAGCATGTCTGAGACCATATTCCAGCTCTTTCTGCAACAACATCCTGTGGCCATAATGCCTTTGATCTCATTTTGCCATCTCCTAGAAAAGACTGGGAATATCACTCAGGCTTTATCAGTGGGAAGTTTCATCTGTCACCTGTCCAGCCCTAGAGCCAGCATTTAACTTTGCAGCTGCTGATCTACATGAATCACTCTTGTTGGTTCATGGTTATGTTctccttttgaaaattttaaaaaaatgaatattttttaaaaatgtaaaattaaatgttGAGTACATGCCTAGGACATTTGTCAAGTCTAACAAATTTGAATAAATCAAATGCTGCCATGTTTCTGATTTCTGTCACCTCCTGGCTCGGAGACTGTAAGTAAACATTCTGGAAGATAATGGATTGAATTGCTTTCAGAGCCCTCTTTGCTGATCTGTGGGCTATGGGCTAAGTGGTAAATGTCGGCTATCACCTCTGCTTACCCACAGGCGAGGTGCTCAAGTTGCTAGGACACCTGAGGAGGAAGGAGATGTAGCAAGGGGCCCGGCCAGAAGTCCCTAATCTAGCAGTGATGCTCACTGACGCCATGAGGCCAcctgtggctttgaaacttgcTTCCCTGGTTCTGACTAGACATGGGGTTTGAACAGCTTTGGAACATGTGTAAGAACTTTGCCCAAACTGGCCCACATCTATTCCCATACCAGGCAGAACACCCTTCCACCCAGCCTGTTAAAGACCTCTATTCTCCTCCTGCCCTGCCTGCCCGTCTAGGGTCTTCATTACGAACCTGCTGAGGGCGATCTTCTGGTGCAGCAGGAACCCGCGTTCGTAGGGCCAGGGCAGGCCGGCCTCGAACCATTCTCGACAGCGCAGCACTGGCGAGATGCAGGCGGCGCCTGTCACGTAGCTAGAGGAGCCGCACTCACCCAGGTAGGACAGCAGCAGCGCCGAACCTGAGCCTTCGCTCACCGCGAACAAGGGGGCCGCCGGGTGTCGGAAGCGGATGTAAGTGACCGCCTCCTTGAGGTCCGACGGGTCCCCGAAAGGCTGTAGCCGGGGACTCACCAGAGGGCAGCCGTGATGGCCGCGGCGGTGGAAGATGACCGGGTAGTAGCCACGCTCCAGGGCAAGCAGACAGAGGCCGAGTACATTACGGGTTAGGCGCCCCCACGCATTGGGGATCACCAGCAGCACAGCTGGAAGACCCCCAGTGTTGGTGATCCGGCGGCCCCGGGGGCAAGGTCCTATGACCCAGTCAAGAGCCACTAGCCCGTCGTCCGCCAACTGCAGGTATTCCCGGGCCAGCTCAGGCCCGGGCCCTACGGGCAGGACGAAGTGGCAGAGGGTCTGCAGGTGTGGACCAGAGAGCCAGGAGCGCGGGCCGGGCTCCAGCGCAGCCGAGCGCCTCAGGGTGCGCAGTAGGCACTGAGCCAGCGCAGACGGCTTACAGATGAGGCTGCACCCGCCGGGCAGCGGCTCTCGTCCGTCGCTGAACTTATCTGCGGGGCCTCGGCTCTTCACCTCCTTGTGATCGTCCTGAAATAGGGCCCCGGGCAGGGTCCTCGCTCCGACGGCGCGcctccaggggctctggaggcgaGGGACTAGCAGGAGGAGCAAGGCGAGCGCCGCCAGGAACAGCGCGAGGGCGGCGCTCCACGGCTGCATGGCGAGGCTGTAGAGTCTCTggcgggcggcgggcggcagGCAGCCGGGCAGTCAGTCCCCTCTGCGATCTCCCCCCTCTGCGATCTCCCCGCTCTGCCCGCGGCTCCGCCCGGCCTCCAGCGGCTGCCCAGGGCCCTCCCGCGCCGGCGGGCGGGCGCGCTTCGGATTGGTCGCAGCCCCGCAAAGGCAGCCAGTTCGGGTCGAGCTCCCCTCTCCCGCCCCCCACTCCCGCCCCCAGCCCTTTGTACAGGGATTGCGACAAGCAGAAGCAGAGGGTGAAAGGAGTTGGGGTTAGAGGGAGGGAGTGAGGGCGCGCCGGCGAAGCAGGAGGGACTGGGGTGTTAGTAG
This window of the Ictidomys tridecemlineatus isolate mIctTri1 chromosome 3, mIctTri1.hap1, whole genome shotgun sequence genome carries:
- the Abhd15 gene encoding protein ABHD15, with translation MQPWSAALALFLAALALLLLLVPRLQSPWRRAVGARTLPGALFQDDHKEVKSRGPADKFSDGREPLPGGCSLICKPSALAQCLLRTLRRSAALEPGPRSWLSGPHLQTLCHFVLPVGPGPELAREYLQLADDGLVALDWVIGPCPRGRRITNTGGLPAVLLVIPNAWGRLTRNVLGLCLLALERGYYPVIFHRRGHHGCPLVSPRLQPFGDPSDLKEAVTYIRFRHPAAPLFAVSEGSGSALLLSYLGECGSSSYVTGAACISPVLRCREWFEAGLPWPYERGFLLHQKIALSRYATALEDTVDTSKLFRSRSLREFEETLFCHTKSFPISWDTYWDRNDPLRDVDEAAVPVLCICSADDPVCGPPDHTLPTELFHSNPYFFLLLSRHGGHCGFLRQEPLPAWSHDVILESFRALTEFFRMEEKMKGLNRRRTSFLGGRRRWGALQKREISPSYNLEEIFSWKRSYTR